A single Tachypleus tridentatus isolate NWPU-2018 chromosome 9, ASM421037v1, whole genome shotgun sequence DNA region contains:
- the wfs1 gene encoding wolframin ER transmembrane glycoprotein wfs1, producing MEIQNGSILKKTARKTWQVHAPQNVSWNSVHLLRYHLAEEGCKESQVSIAKNLLSDSARGNDYESAEVAVYWLLRAAVEEHEEARELLDECYKGGIGITDKNREKIEKCLGRSHDEKAANRVGNKLFSSVAGYLCSEAIPLRYFKMRVERLKIKGCCDVQEHLNEQLQEEFPEFVKGMDTINEAKSVTKSNVIECTLKCLRAENPTIDLHNATDSLPPSYFISKVIKLLRNLLETAFENFKEETETSLFPSTFLLSLSFLFILNEFVGVYHFNSSKQVANVFFALGILAFLGMISATSIILKLNSGFCNLNEWLQTLLIIEPLLPANDIVAKYERKKILPFIWFVFCLMIFITLIPYSMNVFVTTNVLFLCAGALCTIMVICNEQSELSYTSSFYIKTSYAVHVIFSLFNLGYWKRLTIGWCDYFEFVPYMKLGLHLNIHLNIFRLLSGIFLILLYISLGKSGNYKGFLHILVPHLITVAWFSVTKFVMLENDLELHHGTLGLLSCFVILMLTTITGIFWKFVTVGIVICTLFMTSFSFHTSTFIILAVLYKPSKFILMGLNRSSKYRKKYSFLIFLIITMVSALITHNHIVPTSGVVLPWDDYIHVCHQPAWDITNMAEVEIGCSQFEGVKITGEGIVNFVNVARKVNRVKTLVSLLPKCVANYVECFIGNHYVCDEATFAPMEFDRCQVFASRNISWCGLEKWTSYQFQVTLKMSSVRMFTELILEVDNHCKDFIVNLRRGHVLSVSGILRTNVGKRKPHLWLYSASCTNCQKELSCSEIMSGIHAQWNKSFELLIAFFTFPVVSYVK from the coding sequence ATGGAGATACAAAATGGCtcaatattaaagaaaacagcAAGGAAGACGTGGCAAGTACATGCACCACAAAATGTAAGTTGGAATTCTGTCCATCTTTTACGTTACCATCTGGCAGAAGAAGGCTGTAAAGAAAGTCAGGTATCTATAGCAAAGAACTTATTAAGTGACTCTGCCAGAGGAAACGATTATGAAAGTGCTGAGGTTGCTGTCTATTGGCTTCTTCGGGCAGCTGTTGAGGAGCATGAAGAGGCACGGGAGTTGTTGGATGAATGTTATAAAGGTGGAATAGGAATTACAGATAAAAATCGTGAAAAAATAGAGAAGTGTTTAGGAAGGTCACATGATGAAAAAGCAGCAAACAGAGTTGGTAATAAACTGTTTAGCTCAGTGGCAGGGTACCTGTGTTCAGAAGCAATCCCACTAAGGTATTTCAAAATGAGAGTTGAGAGGTTGAAAATTAAAGGATGTTGTGATGTTCAAGAGCATTTGAATGAACAATTACAAGAGGAATTTCCTGAATTTGTTAAAGGAATGGACACCATTAACGAGGCAAAATCTGTTACTAAAAGTAATGTTATTGAGTGCACTTTGAAATGCTTGCGAGCAGAAAATCCAACGATAGATCTTCACAATGCAACAGATTCCTTACCACCttcttattttatatctaaaGTAATAAAGTTACTGAGAAATTTATTGGAAACtgcttttgaaaattttaaggAGGAAACTGAGACTTCCTTGTTTCCTTCCACATTTTTGCTCTCCCTCAGTTTCCTGTTTATCTTAAATGAGTTTGTTGGAGTGTATCATTTCAACTCATCAAAACAAGTTGCAAATGTATTCTTTGCATTAGGTATCTTAGCATTTTTAGGAATGATTTCAGCAACTTCTatcattttaaagttaaacaGTGGCTTTTGTAATTTAAACGAATGGCTTCAAACACTATTGATAATAGAACCACTGTTGCCCGCAAATGATATTGTAGCTAAATATGAACGAAAGAAGATTTTACCATTTATATGGTTTGTGTTTTGCCTTATGATATTCATTACTTTAATTCCTTACAGCATGAACGTGTTTGTAACCACAAATGTACTGTTTTTATGTGCTGGAGCTCTCTGCACTATTATGGTAATATGTAATGAGCAATCAGAACTCAGCTATACTTCATCATTTTATATCAAGACATCATATGCAGTTCATGtgattttttctctctttaattTAGGCTATTGGAAAAGACTAACTATTGGTTGGTGtgattattttgaatttgtgcCATATATGAAACtgggtttacatttaaatattcatttgaatattttcagACTTTTAAGTGGTATTTTTCTGATACTTTTATATATCTCATTGGGAAAAAGTGGAAACTATAAGGGTTTTTTACACATATTGGTACCACACTTGATTACAGTTGCATGGTTTTCTGTTACAAAATTTGTTATGCTTGAGAATGACTTAGAACTTCATCATGGTACATTAGGACTCCTGTCTTGCTTTGTTATTTTAATGCTTACCACAATAACTGGAATTTTTTGGAAGTTTGTAACAGTTGGTATTGTCATTTGTACTCTTTTCATGACCAGTTTTTCATTTCATACTAGTACTTTCATTATTCTAGCTGTCTTGTACAAACCAAGTAAGTTTATTCTCATGGGTTTGAATAGGAGTTCTAAATATAGAAAGAAGTATAGTTTCTTAATCTTTCTTATTATTACAATGGTTAGTGCCTTGATAACACACAATCACATTGTACCAACTTCAGGTGTGGTACTACCGTGGGATGACTATATTCATGTTTGTCACCAACCAGCATGGGATATCACAAATATGGCAGAGGTTGAAATAGGTTGCAGCCAGTTTGAAGGAGTTAAAATAACTGGAGAAGgaattgttaattttgttaatgtaGCAAGAAAAGTAAATAGAGTGAAAACTTTAGTGTCTTTACTTCCCAAATGTGTTGCTAATTATGTAGAATGTTTCATTGGAAACCATTATGTATGTGATGAAGCAACCTTTGCACCAATGGAATTTGACAGGTGTCAGGTATTTGCTTCACGTAACATTTCGTGGTGTGGCTTGGAAAAGTGGACTAGTTACCAGTTTCAAGTAACTTTGAAGATGAGCTCTGTAAGAATGTTTACAGAGCTAATCCTGGAAGTAGATAATCATTGCAAAGATTTTATAGTTAACTTAAGAAGAGGACATGTTTTAAGCGTCAGTGGAATATTACGTACAAATGTTGGGAAACGAAAACCACATCTCTGGCTCTACTCGGCCAGTTGTACTAATTGTCAGAAAGAATTGTCATGTAGTGAAATTATGAGTGGGATACATGCTCAATGGAACAAGTCTTTTGAGCTATTAATAGCTTTTTTTACATTTCCCGTAGTTTCTTATGTTAAGTAA